One window of Trichoderma breve strain T069 chromosome 3, whole genome shotgun sequence genomic DNA carries:
- a CDS encoding fatty acid hydroxylase superfamily domain-containing protein translates to MDAIRMEANDLWNHVVATYDPFTIKFAGITAVSLFSWWIPCIGFTCLEYMAPSFSEKHKMQPTSKKVKPKDVLRAAGMALCNDLLSIPMYMALSYAFAGKNHKAVVGVVPDLPTPTEFVLGFVQNLILRETFNYYWHRLAHWKPLYKRFHKVHHEFTAPVAFASKYAHPLEYLTVDSLPVLLPPLILKTHIVTTWAFMYLVLFSSTVIHSGYDFFYEAAYMHDRHHEGAANVYYGSWGQLGMLDWIHGTVEKDRKRRRTKAE, encoded by the coding sequence ATGGACGCAATCAGAATGGAGGCCAACGACCTCTGGAACCATGTAGTGGCGACTTACGACCCTTTTACAATCAAGTTCGCCGGCATCACAGCCGTCAGTCTCTTCAGTTGGTGGATACCCTGCATTGGCTTCACCTGTCTTGAGTACATGGCACCGTCTTTTTCTGAGAAGCACAAGATGCAGCCAACATCCAAGAAGGTTAAACCCAAAGATGTCTTACGCGCTGCGGGTATGGCGCTTTGCAACGATCTTCTCAGCATCCCAATGTATATGGCTCTGTCGTATGCCTTTGCAGGGAAAAACCACAAAGCCGTTGTGGGAGTGGTCCCTGACCTGCCTACACCAACCGAGTTTGTCCTTGGATTTGTGCAGAATTTAATTTTGCGCGAGACCTTCAACTACTATTGGCACCGCCTTGCACACTGGAAGCCACTATATAAGCGATTCCACAAGGTGCACCACGAGTTCACAGCGCCAgttgcctttgcctccaaGTATGCGCATCCGCTTGAGTATCTTACGGTTGACTCGCTGCCGGTCTTGCTACCGCCGCTGATACTGAAGACCCATATTGTAACTACGTGGGCTTTCATGTACTTGGTCTTGTTCTCATCGACGGTGATCCACAGCGGCTACGATTTCTTTTACGAGGCAGCTTATATGCACGACCGTCACCACGAAGGAGCTGCGAATGTGTATTACGGATCCTGGGGGCAACTGGGAATGTTGGATTGGATTCACGGAACTGTTGAGAAAGACCGCAAGAGAAGACGCACCAAGGCCGAGTAA
- a CDS encoding transcription initiation factor IID, 18kD subunit domain-containing protein, whose amino-acid sequence MSSREPKFRQEIQQMMYVSGETLDPSTETILLIETLVQQQVFHMLKSSQELAWRRGARFFSNDDLIFQVRNDSARVERIRNFLAWKAVRRTTKDADGKEATDDFVFGEDDTGAGSSQDATGSTAQIMPVSLPWDVESFYEVQVPVIEHHGELIGAASLEKLRKNDERTQDMTASEYAIWSQYRHASFTWRKAKRFREWAGLGIIAEHKPNDDVLDILGFITSEMVQNLTIEALKIQCGEMESREYSMDSSFENQDAGGLFSPPPRARNPLETRHIRRAFQNLQSRRLRKTPFKRRGRVAYVLVRNSAGIPFL is encoded by the exons ATGTCTTCTCGCGAACCAAAGTTCAGACAAGAAATTCAACAA atgatgtaTGTTTCCGGAGAAACATTGGATCCTTCCACCGAAACCATCCTTCTTATTGAGACTCTTGTCCAACAACAGGTCTTTCACATG TTAAAATCAAGCCAGGAACTTGCTTGGCGACGGGGTgctcgcttcttttccaacGACGACCTCATTTTCCAGGTCCGAAATGACAGTGCACGCGTTGAACGGATCCGCAATTTTCTTGCCTGGAAGGCAGTCCGAAGGACAACTAAAGATGCGGACGGTAAGGAAGCTACGGATGATTTTGTatttggagaagatgatacCGGCGCAGGCTCATCACAGGATGCCACCGGTAGTACAGCTCAAATCATGCCGGTTTCGTTACCGTGGGATGTGGAGTCTTTCTATGAAGTACAGGTTCCCGTTATTGAGCATCATGGGGAGTTGATAGGAGCTGCGTCGCTTGAAAAGCTGAGAAAGAATGATGAACGCACGCAAGACATGACTGCCTCCGAGTATGCCATCTGGTCGCAATACCGACACGCTTCGTTCACCTGGCGCAAGGCCAAGCGATTCCGCGAATGGGCCGGCCTGGGTATCATAGCTGAGCACAAGCCGAACGATGACGTGCTCGACATTCTAGGCTTTATCACATCAGAGATGGTGCAGAATCTTACCATCGAGGCGTTGAAGATACAGTGTGGCGAGATGGAATCTCGAGAATACTCTATGGACAGTTCGTTTGAGAACCAGGATGCTGGGGGTCTATTCTCGCCACCACCGAGGGCAAGAAACCCTCTAGAGACTCGGCATATCCGCCGAGCGTTTCAAAATTTGCAATCTCGTCGACTGAGAAAGACTCCGTTCAAAAGACGAGGACGGGTAGCATATGTCTTGGTAAGAAATTCCGCTGGTATCCCGTTCCTGTAG
- a CDS encoding hsp70 protein domain-containing protein: protein MNFVAERTKLIVGIDYGTTYSGLSFALSNATDFKDIFPWTKYPGSSSHSAEHCVKAPTRVAFMDENPELDKNAWGYQVEPGMKTYAWTKLLLDKSSLVSEYDDPDLYLPGEYLKGMKAMFDDAVNEHLGSHKIENLPIEFWLTVPASWSEKAKLLTKSAATDAGFATRHMDKIMLISEPEAAAQLALKSSLHRLENFVKPETGVMVCDCGGGTVDITTYEVEATRPTLKLRETVVGVAGKCGGTFVDRNLFKLMADRFGDAFTSLGPEQIGPGSSFMDQFELKKKDFSMKTPSKRAHRLMLYMPKLKVTPSMEKYYERRSSSVLLTQEDYKMLFDPVISMIIRLVEEQVNQIKLKKERPVETIVLVGGFGSSPYLKEQLTEWSQNRGIRVTTPITGAWSAVVCGAVLRGLEGSIVRQKKCRRHYGHNMSHVYQPSIHAHFDTKKRWVWMDHIRNEEYLTGFMHWEVGKGEFIDYETEINAEFCSYFQDDIPKSNEYILYSCNLDDAPDTIENERIEKVGEVIATLDGLNKHELTHVKKHGTTYYSLPLTLNIRLDDEAGHLAFRIFYRDREVGKAAINIVDE, encoded by the exons ATGAACTTCGTTGCAGAAAGAACCAAACTTATCGTGGGAATCGACTATGGGACCACGTACTCGGGCCTCAGTTTTGCGCTTTCCAATGCGACTGACTTCAAGGACATATTTCCATGGACCAAGTACCCCGGTTCATCATCGCATAGCGCCGAGCACTGCGTAAAGGCACCAACAAGAGTTGCTTTTATGGATGAAAATCCGGAGCTAGATAAGAACGCATGGGGATATCAGGTGGAACCTGGCATGAAAACGTACGCCTGGACAAAGCTTCTTCTCGATAAATCATCTTTGGTGTCTGAATATGATGACCCCGACCTCTATCTACCGGGTG AATACCTCAAAGGCATGAAGGCTatgtttgatgatgctgtcaatGAACACCTCGGCTCCCATAAGATCGAAAACCTACCAATTGAATTTTGGCTTACCGTTCCAGCATCCTGGAGTGAAAAGGCAAAGTTGCTCACAAAATCTGCAGCAACAGATGCAGGGTTCGCTACACGACACATGGATAAGATAATGCTTATATCTGAGCCAGAGGCAGCGGCACAGCTTGCATTGAAGTCTAGCCTACATCGACTAGAAAATTTTGTTAAG CCCGAAACTGGAGTAATGGTTTGTGACTGCGGGGGTGGCACTGTG GATATCACTACATATGAAGTGGAGGCCACGCGGCCAACCTTAAAGCTTAGAGAAACTGTTGTCGGCGTTG CGGGTAAATGCGGTGGAACTTTCGTGGATAGAAACCTATTCAAACTAATGGCAGATCGCTTTGGTGATGCTTTCACGTCACTCGGGCCCGAACAAATCGGTCCTGGCAGTAGCTTTATGGACCAGTTCGAGctcaaaaagaaagattTCAGTATGAAGACGCCAAGCAAACGGGCCCATCGTCTGATGCTTTACATGCCGAAACTCAAAGTCACCCCTTCAATGGAGAAGTACTACGAGAGACGCTCCTCATCAGTTCTCTTGACTCAAGAAGATTACAAGATGCTCTTTGACCCAGTCATCAGTATGATTATTCGTCTCGTGGAAGAACAAGTCAACCAAATCAAATTGAAAAAAGAACGGCCTGTTGAAACCATTGTCTTAGTGGGCGGCTTTGGTTCTTCACCATACTTGAAAGAACAGCTGACGGAGTGGTCCCAAAATAGAGGGATAAGAGTCACAACCCCAATCACTGGCGC GTGGTCTGCTGTAGTTTGCGGGGCGGTTTTGCGTGGATTGGAAGGTTCCATCGTGAGGCAAAAGAAGTGCCGAAGACATTATGGTCACAATATGAGTCACGTCTaccagccatccatccatgcaCATTTTGATACAAAAAAGAGGTGGGTCTGGATGGATCATATACGGAACGAGGAATATCTGACGGGATTCATGCACTGGGAAGTCGGCAAG GGCGAATTCATCGATTACGAAACAGAAATCAACGCAGAGTTTTGCTCATACTTCCAAGACGATATTCCGAAATCGAACGAGTATATCTTGTACTCGTGTAACTTGGATGATGCACCCGACACTATAGAGAATGAAC GAATCGAAAAGGTCGGCGAAGTGATAGCTACGTTAGACGGCCTTAACAAACATGAGCTGACGCACGTTAAAAAGCATGGTACAACATATTATTCGCTTCCACTGACTCTGAACATCCGAttggatgatgaagctggCCACTTGGCATTCCGGATCTTTTATCGAGATAGAGAAGTTGGAAAAGCGGCGATTAACATCGTTGATGAGTAG
- a CDS encoding hsp20/alpha crystallin family domain-containing protein, with product MAFLQRNFYTPETSFTPLFRLLEDFDNYSRQGNDNQRTSRRTIAHWQPKFDVRETGEAYELHGELPGMKKQDVHIEFTDPQSIVIRGKVERTYTAGTPPAGALEDSSKSGAITESGEHERPKSPHQATVEDENEAGNTTAPAEGEVVKADSSKKQPTDSAKYWLTERSIGEFSRTFNFPARVNQDGVTASFTDGILNVVVPKAAKHEPRRINVL from the coding sequence ATGGCCTTTCTTCAGCGCAACTTTTACACTCCCGAGACCTCTTTCACTCCTCTCTTCCGCCTTCTTGAGGACTTCGACAACTACTCTCGCCAAGGCAACGACAACCAGCGTACCAGCCGCCGCACTATCGCTCACTGGCAGCCCAAGTTTGACGTCCGCGAGACGGGCGAAGCTTACGAACTCCATGGCGAGCTCCCtggaatgaagaagcagGATGTGCACATCGAGTTCACCGACCCTCAATCGATTGTCATCCGCGGCAAAGTCGAGCGCACCTACACGGCTGGTACCCCTCCTGCTGGTGCTCTCGAAGACTCTTCCAAGAGCGGCGCCATCACTGAGTCTGGCGAGCACGAACGCCCCAAGTCTCCTCACCAGGCTACCGTTGAGGACGAAAACGAGGCTGGAAACACCACCGCCCCTGCCGAAGGCGAGGTGGTCAAGGCCGACTCCTCCAAGAAGCAACCTACCGACTCCGCCAAATATTGGCTCACCGAGCGAAGCATCGGCGAGTTTTCTCGCACTTTCAACTTCCCCGCTCGTGTCAACCAGGATGGTGTGACGGCCAGCTTTACAGACGGCATCCTCAACGTTGTCGTTCCCAAGGCGGCCAAACACGAGCCTCGCCGAATCAACGTGCTCTAA
- a CDS encoding major facilitator superfamily domain-containing protein, translating into MRYPALQIPIYLSCWTAVWFWGPTIGPVVAGFAVQAKGWRWGLWEIVWLTAPLFLLLSFALPETSADNILHRRAARLRKITGRKDILAASEIAQAQLTTGDVVWDALIKPMEIMIKDPAVLFTNIYTSLTYGIYYSFFEAFPLVYPQVYGFNIGETGLCFLTIGIACLIGISIFYTYQFCYLLPEIRKNGPRAPEHRLVPALFAVITLSAGYFMFGWTVKSDIPWTVSLVGVVILVTSNFLIFQSVFVYLPMSYPKYAASLFAANDRCRSVFAVACILFARPMFENLGIGGGVSLLAGLSCLGIAGMFALWKYGAWLRSKSSFATS; encoded by the exons ATGAGA TACCCTGCTTTGCAAATTCCCATATACCTTTCTTGCTGGACTGCGGTCTGGTTCTGGGGACCCACGATTGGACCAGTGGTAGCTGGCTTTGCTGTTCAAGCGAAAGGATGGCGCTGGGGACTTTGGGAGATAGTTTGGCTGACAGCGCCGTTGTTTTTGCTGTTGAGCTTTGCATTGCCAGAAACGTCCGCTGACAATATTCTTCACCGTCGTGCCGCCAGGTTGAGGAAGATCACGGGTCGAAAAGACATACTTGCTGCTAGTGAGATTGCGCAAGCACAACTGACAACTGGAGACGTCGTTTGGGATGCGCTCATCAAGCCGATGGAGATTATGATCAAAGATCCGGCCGTTCTTTTTACTAACATATAT ACTTCCTTGACTTACGGCATTTACTATTCCTTTTTCGAAGCGTTTCCATTGGTATATCCTCAGGTATATGGGTTCAACATTGGCGAAACTGGGCTTTGCTTCCTCACAATTGGTATTGCCTGCCTTATAGGGATAAGTATTTTTTACACATACCAATTTTGCTATCTACTTCCCGAGATACGGAAAAACGGTCCACGCGCACCAGAGCACCGACTAGTTCCAGCGCTTTTCGCTGTTATCACTCTGTCGGCCGGGTATTTCATGTTTGGATGGACAGTGAAGAGCGACATTCCTTGGACTGTCAGTCTCGTTGGAGTTGTGATCCTGGTGACATCCAACTTCTTAATCTTCCAAAGCGTGTTCGTCTATCTCCCAATGTCATACCCTAAATACGCTGCTTCTCTATTTGCAGCAAATGATCGCTGCCGGTCTGTATTTGCTGTCGCCTGCATCCTCTTTGCAAGACCAATGTTCGAGAATTTGGGGATTGGAGGCGGAGTATCTCTGCTGGCTGGTCTGTCATGCTTGGGTATTGCCGGAATGTTTGCGCTGTGGAAATACGGAGCATGGCTGCGATCGAAGAGTTCTTTTGCAACCAGTTAG